A genomic window from Terrisporobacter glycolicus ATCC 14880 = DSM 1288 includes:
- the rbfA gene encoding 30S ribosome-binding factor RbfA has product MASYNRTRRIGEEIRKIVSTMLINGIKDPRINSMVSVTDVEVTSDLSYAYIYVSILGGDEESTLEGLRNAESYIRREIGRSIKIRHIPQIIFKVDDSLIKGMYMDSLIKKVSQKDQDKPQTQVEENDNE; this is encoded by the coding sequence ATGGCATCATATAATAGAACACGTAGAATAGGCGAAGAAATTAGAAAAATAGTAAGTACTATGCTTATTAATGGAATAAAAGACCCTAGAATAAACTCTATGGTAAGTGTTACAGATGTGGAAGTTACTAGTGATTTAAGCTATGCCTACATATACGTAAGTATTTTAGGTGGAGATGAAGAGTCGACTTTAGAAGGCTTAAGAAATGCAGAAAGTTACATCAGAAGAGAAATAGGTAGAAGTATAAAAATAAGACATATCCCACAAATCATATTCAAAGTAGATGATTCTTTAATTAAAGGTATGTACATGGACAGCCTTATAAAAAAAGTATCACAAAAAGATCAAGATAAGCCTCAAACACAAGTTGAGGAAAATGATAATGAATAG